Proteins encoded by one window of Manihot esculenta cultivar AM560-2 chromosome 10, M.esculenta_v8, whole genome shotgun sequence:
- the LOC110624986 gene encoding pectinesterase 2: MSSLQIASLIFLLILLSWTVQGQHKTTFDFIVATDGNGNYSKIMDAIAAAPKLSARKFIIKIEKGIYTENVLVEDDKTNIIFIGDGIDKTIISGSRSAGGGYKTYDTATLGIHGNGFMAMDMTIENTAGAANMQAVALRSSARSVFYRCKFSGYQDTLYSHQRKQFYRKCEIYGTIDFIFGDASVVLQNCGIYARLPPKGESNTITITAQGRNKSTENSGIVIQNCTITAADDLKRSGSSLIKSYLGRPWKEYSTTIVMQSFIDNIIDPAGWLEWENNKTNLATIFYAEYGNRGPGAATNRRVKWTSYHKINRREAMKFTVRNFISGNEWLPSLGIPFFLDLM; this comes from the exons ATGTCTTCCTTGCAGATTGCAAGTCTCATTTTTCTACTCATTCTTCTGTCCTGGACAGTCCAAGGACAACATAAAACAACGTTTGACTTCATTGTAGCAACGGATGGCAATGGAAACTATAGCAAGATCATGGATGCAATCGCAGCTGCTCCAAAGCTCAGTGCTAGGAAATTCATCATCAAAATTGAAAAAGGAATTTATACTGAAAATGTCCTCGTTGAAGATGACAAAACAAATATCATTTTCATCGGTGATGGCATTGATAAAACAATTATCTCTGGGAGTAGAAGCGCTGGAGGAGGCTACAAGACATACGACACAGCTACGTTAG GGATTCATGGTAATGGGTTCATGGCaatggacatgacaattgaaaATACAGCTGGGGCAGCAAATATGCAAGCTGTTGCACTCCGCAGCAGTGCTCGATCAGTCTTTTACCGTTGCAAATTTTCTGGGTATCAAGATACGCTTTACTCTCATCAGCGCAAGCAATTTTACAGGAAATGTGAAATTTATGGGACAATAGATTTCATTTTTGGGGATGCAAGTGTGGTTCTTCAGAACTGTGGTATTTATGCCCGTCTTCCTCCAAAAGGTGAATCAAACACAATAACTATCACAGCACAGGGGAGAAATAAATCTACTGAAAACTCAGGGATAGTAATTCAAAATTGTACTATAACAGCAGCCGATGATCTTAAGAGAAGTGGATCATCATTAATCAAATCATATCTTGGAAGGCCATGGAAGGAATACTCAACAacaatagtcatgcaaagcttTATAGACAATATCATAGACCCCGCTGGATGGTTAGAGTGGGAGAATAACAAAACCAATTTGGCAACCATATTCTATGCAGAATATGGAAATAGAGGACCTGGAGCTGCTACAAATAGAAGAGTCAAATGGACCAGCTACCACAAAATTAATAGACGTGAGGCCATGAAATTCACTGTTAGGAACTTTATCTCAGGAAATGAATGGCTTCCATCTCTAGGAATTCCATTCTTTCTTGATCTCATGTAA